Genomic DNA from Corallococcus macrosporus:
TCGACCCGCTGCGCGGCCAGACGCTGAACGCGTTGGAGAAGATCGTCATCTTCCCCGCCAGCCACTACGTCGCCGGCGCGGACGCGCGCCAGAACGCCATGCGCACCATCCGCGAGGAGCTGGCCGAACAGCTCCAGAAGTTCAAGGCGGAGGGCAAGCTGCTGGAGGCGCAGCGCCTGGAGCAGCGCACCATGTTCGACCTGGAGATGATTGAGCAGGTGGGCTACTGCAACGGCATCGAGAACTACTCGCGCCACTTCACCGGGCGCGCGCCGGGCGAAGCGGCCCCGTGCCTCATCGACTACTTCCCGCGCGACCTGCTGGTCCTCATCGACGAGAGCCACCAGACCGTCTCCCAGATTGGCGCCATGTACCGCGGCGACCGCGCCCGCAAGGAGACGCTGGTCAACTTCGGCTTCCGCATGCCCAGCGCGCTGGACAACCGGCCGCTGAAGTTCGGCGAGTTCGAGGAGATGGTCCCCCAGGCCGTCTTCGTCTCCGCGACCCCCGCCGAGTACGAGCTCCAGAAGTCCAAGGGCGTGGTGGTGGAGCAGATCATCCGCCCCACCGGCCTCACCGACCCGGAGGTGGAGACGCGCCCCGCGGGCAATCAGGTGGACGACCTGCTGGAAGAGGTCCGCGTGCGCGTGTCGCGCAACGAGCGCGTGCTGGTGACGACGCTCACCAAGCGCATGGCGGAGGACCTCACCGAGTACTACAGCGACGTGGGCGTGAAGGTCCGCTACCTGCACTCGGACATCGACGCGATCCAGCGCATGGCCATCATCCGCGACCTGCGCCGGGGCGAGTTCGACGTGCTCGTGGGCATCAACCTCCTGCGCGAGGGCCTGGACATCCCGGAGGTGTCGCTGGTGGCCATCCTGGACGCCGACAAGGAGGGTTTCCTGCGCAGCCACGTGTCGCTCATCCAGACCATTGGCCGCGCGGCGCGCAACGTGAACGGGCGCGTCATCATGTACTCGGATCAGATGACCGACTCCATGAAGCGCGCCATGGATGAAACGGCGCGCCGCCGTGAGATCCAGCAGGCGTACAACAAGGAGCACGGCATCACGCCGCGGTCCGTGAAGAGCAACATCACCGACTTCACGGAGAACATCCCGGACTACGACGCGGGCGCGGGCGCGCTGCCCATGGCGGCGGAAGGGGAGAACGACCTCCTGGAGCCCAAGGAGATCAAGCGCCTCATCGAGGAGTTCAACGCGGAGATGCTCAAGGCCGCGGACGAGATGCAGTTCGAGAAGGCCGCCGAGTTCCGCGACCGCGTCCAGCTGCTCAAGGACATGGACCTGGGGCTCAAGCCCGCGTCGCGCTCACTGCTCCGCGCGCCGGCCAAGGCGGTGGATCAGCCCGGCACCACCCCGAAGAAGGGCAGGGGACGCGGACGGCCTTCCGCGTCCGGTGGCGGTTCGTCTGGCGGTTCTTCTGGGGCCGCGAAGCCCGCGGCCCGTTCGCGTTCGCGCAAGAACTAGGACCCATCATGGACATCCGGCTGCAGGAGAAGCTGGACGCGCTGCCCACCGAGCCCGGCGTGTACCTGATGAAGGACAAGCGCGGGACCATCATCTACGTGGGCAAGGCGGTGAACCTGCGCAGCCGCGTGCGCAGCTACTTCAACCGCTCCGGGGACACCCGCGTCTTCGTGTCCCTGCTGGACACGATGCTGGGCGACCTGGAGACGGTGCTCGTCCACAACGAGAAGGAGGCCCTGCTCCTTGAGAACGAGCTGATCAAGAAGCACAAGCCGCGCTTCAACGTCCTGCTCAAGGACGACAAGCAGTTCATCTCCCTGCGCCTGGACCGCACCCAGCCGTTCCCCCGGCTGGAGGTGGTGCGCAAGTACGAGAAGGACGGCGCGCGCTACTTCGGCCCGTACTCCAGCGCGGGCGCCATCCGCGAAACGCTGCGCCTCATCAACCGCTTCTTCCGCCTGCGCACCTGCACGGACCACGTGCTCGCCAACCGCAAGCGGCCGTGCCTGCTGTATCAAATCGGACGGTGCCCCGCGCCCTGCGTCCATCCGGTGTCCCCGGAGGACTACCGCAAGAGCGTGGACGAAGTGGCCATGTTCCTGGAGGGCAAGGCGGGGCAGCTCATCGAGGGCCTGCGCCTGCGCATGAAGCGCGCGGCGGTGGAGCTGAAGTTCGAGGAGGCCGCCCGCGTGCGCGACCAGTTGCTCGCCATCGAGCGCAGCCTGGAGCGCCAGAAGGTGGCCACCACCGACTTCAAGGACCAGGACGTCTTCGCCCTGTACCGCGAGGGCGACCGCATCCTGTTCTACGTGCTGCACGTGCGGCAGGGCCGGCTCAACGGCGGCCAGGCCTTCCCCTTCGGCAGCCAGGAGTTCCCGGACGACGAGCTGCTCGCCTCGTTCGTGAACCTCTACTACGACCAGGGCGGCTTCGTGCCGGAGGAGGTCCTCCTGCCCCTGGAGCCCGGCGACGGCACCGACGGCCTGGAGGCCCTGCTCACGGAGCGCAAGGGCGAGCGCGTGCGCGTCTTCGTCCCCAAGCGCGGGGAGAAGCATGAGCTGGTGAACATGGCGGTGAAGAACGCGGAGCAGGCGTTCATCGAGCGCAAGCGCACCAAGGACGAGACGGACACCGTCCTGTCACGGCTCCAGTCCAAGCTGGGCCTGCGCAACTTCCCGCGCCGCATGGAGTGCTACGACATCTCCCACTTCCAGAGCTCCTCCATCGTGGCGTCGCAGGTGGCCGTCACGGACGGGGAGACGGACAAGTCGCGCTACCGCAAATACAAGATCAAGTCCGTGGAGAAGCAGGACGACTTCGCCAGCATGTACGAGGTCATCACCCGCCGGCTCAAGCGCGGGCTGGAGGACAACGACCTGCCGGACCTGCTCGTCATCGACGGTGGCAAGGGCCAGCTCGCCAGCGCCCACGCGGCCATGAAGGACCTGGGCGTGGAGGGCGTGGACGTGGTGGGCCTGGCCAAGAGCCGCGATCAGGAGGTCTTCGACCGCGACGCGGAGAGCGCGAAGAGCCCCGAGCGCGTGTTCGTGCTGGGCCGCAAGGACCCCATCGTCCTGCCCCAGAACTCGGCGGAAATGTTCATGCTCACTCGCATGCGGGATGAGGCCCACCGCTTCGCCATCACCTTCCAGGGCAAGTCCATGCGCAAGAGCGCCATGCGTTCAGCGCTGGAGGACATTCCCGGCGTGGGTGAAGGAAGGCGGAAGATGTTGCTGCGCCACTTCGGTTCTCTCAAGCGGGTGGGTGACGCCAGCATCGAGGAGCTGACCGAGGTCGTGGGCCCGGCGATGGCCGAGCGCGTCCACGCGGGCCTGCACGGCGACCCCGAGGACGACTCCGAGGACCCCGTGCGCGAAGCCTCCCTGGATGACGCTTCCGAACCCGTGCACGAAAAAGCGGATGGAGGGTCGCCACCCGGTGCGGCATGATTAAGTTCCGCTTCGGACGCCGGGGGGACTGGCCGCTGGAACCCGCGACGTTCCTAGGGTTTTTCATTGCGACCATGCTCGGCGCTGATTTATAGCGGTTGAAGATCCGAGCACGTTTGAAGAGGACGAGGGACCGACATGAGGCTGTATCCGAAGGTGATCCCGATCATCTCGCGCGAGGCCATTCAGCAGCTCATGCAGGACGGGGACATCGAGGTGGAGCCGATGCGCGTGGCCGACGCCGAGATGGATCTCTCCGCCATCATGCGCGAGTACCTCGCCAACGAAGAGCGTGTGAACCAGGCGACGCGCGAGGCCCTGGAGCGTCGGGGATATGACTACTCCAAGTTCAACCAGGTGAAGCGCGAGATGGCGGACGTGCGCGGCTTCAAGATGGGGGACGAGGGCATCGAGTACGTCATCAACCAGATGATTGAGTTCCTCCTCATCAGCCGGAACGTCGAGGAGGTCTACTCGCCCGACAACGTGCTGCGTCAGAAGATGTTCCAGGGGATGAAGAAGCACCTGGACGTCGACGATGAGATCGACAAGGAGGCCCGCTCGCGGCTGAAGCACCTGCAGGAGGGCACGAGCGCCTTCGACATCGAGTACAACAAGACGGTCGAGCAGATCCGCCGCGCCCGCGGTCTGATTTAGTCCCGGGGCGTGCCACGGCCCGCTCCGCTGCCTACCTTCAACTTCAAGGGAGGCAGCGTCGATGGCGGGTCCAATCACGAGCATCTTGCTGTCCGGGTTCCTGGCGGCGGCGCCAGGGGGCGACGGGTTCACGTTCGAGGGCCGGGAGGCCAGCGCGAGGACCGAGCAGCCGGACGGGTACTTCTTCCAGGGGACGCTTCCGTTCAGCGACCTGACCGAGCGGGGCACGGGGCAGGCGTCCCTCTCCGTGCAGGACCGGGTCGGGATGGCGAACGCGACCTTCGGCGACAAGGCGCGGCTGTCCGCGAACCTGCGCATTGGCGGCGTCGAGTACCGGGTGGAGCTGACGCAGGCGGGCTTCCCGCCGAAACAGGCGATGTCGCGGGCCCCCGCCGGGCCGCTCCCTCCGCCGCCTCCGCACCTGATTGAGGGCGGCGTGCTGATGGGCACGCCCCTCTACGGCGAGACAGGCATTGGCTGGCGCGCCACGACGCGTGCGCATGCGGCGATGGCCGTCTGGGGCATTGGCAGCGTGTGGCGCAACGGGACGCTGGTGACGGACTCGGCGCTGATTCATGCGGCGGCGCTGGACGCGGGCACGTTCTCCGATGACGACACCAAGCGGCTGCTGCGCGACGCCCGGCCGGGGGACGCGGAGTTGCTCGTCGTGGCGTGGAACCTGCCGACGCAGGTGGAGCCGCGCGGGTTCATCCAGTTCCTCTTCGACAACGTCGCCATCGACGTGGAGGGGGCGCGCGTGCCGTCGGTGGCGGTGGTGCCCACGACGGGGGAGCTGCCCGCGTCGCTCGCGTCGCTGACGCCCGTGGCGCCCACGGCGTTCCCCGCGGCGGTGGCGCCGGTGTCCGCGCCGCGCTTCAGCCAGGGGACGCAGCAGGGCACGGGCGGCAGCGGCACGGCGGGGACGGCGGGCGCGACACCAGGGACCACCGGCGTGGGCGCGGCGGGGACGACGACCGTCACCATCCCCACGGCGCGCGCGGTGACGGACGGGCCCACGACGATCAGCGGCTCCGTCGGACCGGCGGCGCCCGCCGAGCCTCCGGCGGTGGTGTCGGGCGTGGAGCCCGGCTCCAGCGCCACGGTGGGGCAGGGGACCTTCGCCACGCCGCCCACGGTGGGGGGCGTGTCCGTGGGGGGCTTCACCACGCCACAGGTGTCCGCGCCGGACTTCAACACCTTCGTGGGCACCAGCCAGGTGAGCCCGGGCATCCTCGCCACCGTGCCGCCGCTGACGCAGTCGTCCGGCACGCCGAGTTCGCCCATCCTGGGAACGCCCGCGCCGCTCAACACGGGCACGCCCGCGCCGCTGCTGGGCACGCCCCCGCCGCTGAACGCGTCTCCCAGCACCGCGCTGCCCGCCACGCCAGCGCCGGCCAACGCCGCGCCCGCCACGGGGCCCGCGGCGGCTCCGGCGGCGACGGGGGCGGGAGCCGCTGGGCCCGCGCGCTGACCCGCTCCGGGACCTTCAGCCGGTCTCCTTGCGCCCGACGCAGTCCCAACCTGTCCGACAGTCGGACAGGTTCGCGCGGAGCGCCGCTGACGGAGCGTGGGGCGCGAGGGGCCCGCACCGGCGGGCCGGGGCGGGAAAATTGACCGGACGCTACGGGCCTGTAGCGTCCGGGGCATGTCCCCTCCCGTCGCAGCCCTCGCCCCCTCCGCGATGTTGCGCCGTACCGACCCCGTTCGCGGGGCGGTGGAGCGCCTGGCCCGGACGCTGCCCGCTCGCGCGGACGCCACCGTCCTCCTGGACTTCGTGGAGGACGACCTCCGCGAGGGCCTGGACGCCCTGGGCGACGTGCAGGCCCACTTCCACGACCTGCTGCTGACGCTCCACCGCGAGACGCTGACGCCCGTCGCCGTGATGAACGCGGGCGAGGACCTGCACGTGCTCCAGCGCCTGGAGGACCTGCACGAGGTGGTGACGCACCTGCGCCGCCGCCTGTCGCAGGCCGCCGGGATGATCCGCAACGGCTGAGGGCCGCTACCGCTCCAGCGGCGGCTCAGCCCCGCGTCACCACTTGAGGTCTTCCTTGCCCTGGGCCTCCATGGGCTTTTCACCAGGGCGCTTCACGCCGGACAGGGTGAGGCGCACGGCGCCCAGGTCGATGGCGCCCACGGCGGCCAGCGGGAGGCGGCGCTCGTCGTCGGTGATCCACACGTGCACGTCGCGCGTCTGCGACGGCCGGTCCAGGCGCACGGCGGTGCCGGCCAGGTGCCAGGCGTCGAACTCGCCCAGGGGCAGCGACACGTGCTCGCGCTCCACCACGGTGGCCGTCATGCGCCACATGCGGCGGATGCCGTACACGTCGAAGCAGACCGGCAGGTCCTTCTTCAGCGGCAGCTGGCGGATGAGGTAGATGGCGCCCGCGACGTCCAGGCCGTCCTTGTCGAACGCGTAGTCGAAGTGGCCCTTGGGGCGGTCACCAATCTGGTAGTCCACCTTGACGCTCTTGTCCTGCGCGCCGAAGGCCACGTTCACCTTGCGGCGCTGCTCGTTCTCCACGGCCTCCTCGGTGTAGCGCGAGGGGCGCAGCGTCTTCGGGTGCAGGTAGCTGGTCGCGCTGCCGCGCACGCGGCGCACCTTGGAGAACAGCGTGTTCGTCTGCGCCTCCACCACCACCGGCAGCGAGCCGTTCGCCGGACGCTGCACGCGCATGGTGAGCTTGCCCGCGTTGGCGCCCATCGCGTCCATGTCGAACTCGAGCAACTCCCCCGGCTTGAACGCCAGCGTCGGGCGCAGCGTGGGCAGTCCCTGGTCGCACGGCTTCACCGCGACGACGGGCTCGTTGGGCGCGGCGGCGGCGGTCGCGTCGCCGGTGTTCTCCGCGGAGTCCGCAGGCTTCGCGGCGTCAGCGGGCGCGTCCTCCGCGGGCACCTTCGTGTTGGGGCTCAGGACGGACCGGAGCGGGAGGGCGGGCCGGGCCTCCTGGGCCTGACCCGGGATGGCGCTGAGAGCGCTGAAGGCGAGGCAGGCCGCGACGAGGTTGCGCATGGCGTTCATTCTGCTTCCTCCCTGGGGGGAGTGACTACGGGGTACCCCCGGAAGTCCGACGTCCGGAGCGCTTCGCTTCTTCAGCCGCCTGCCGCTTCACGATGCGCTCGGTCACTTCCTTGCGCACCGCTTCCCACTCCGCCGGGTCCCGGGAGATTTCGTACCCGGACTTCGCCAGCCGCTTCGCCGCCGTCCGGGCGAAGGCGCCATCCCCCAGCGACGTGAGCAGGCGCAGGTATTCGTAGTCCTCCAGGCCGTCGCGGATGTGTTTCAGCCGCAGGGACACCACGGGCTGGTGCTCCGTGCCGCCCAGCTTCGCGGGCGTGCCCGGGTAGAAGAGCGTGCCGTCGCCGTTGCCGCCGAACTCGAAGAGGTCCGTCCAGACATCCTTCTTCGTGTTGTAGGCGAAGACGGTGTCGAAATAGAGCTCACCGTCCACGCCGCTCTCGAAGGCCAGCGGGCCCATGGCGCGGTTGAGCGGGGCGGGGTGGTCCACCATGTACGAGGCCCAGTCGCTGTACGCCTTGTCCAGCGCCTTGTCCGGCGGCGGCCCGCCCGTGCAGCCGTGCGCCATACAGCTCTGGTACCACCACACCTTCGCGCGGGGCGGCAGCCGGGAGCGCGCGGTCGCGGTGTTCGCCACGAAGTGGCACGTCTGCGGCCCCTCGCGTGGATAGAAGCAGTTGATGATGGGCGTGAGGATGTCCACCGACCCCTGGAACGCGGGGTTCAGCGCCGTGGTGACGAGCACGGGGATGGTGCCGCCCGCGTCGCGCACGCGCTTCGCCTGCGCCTTCACCAGCGGCACGTCCTCCGCCTTCGGCTCGTCCTTGGCGTAGAAGAAGAGCTGCGCCTTCCAGCCCTTGTCCTCGAAGTGCTTCTGGAAGGCGCGGTAGTACGCCGTCTTCTCCGCGTCCGTGGAGGCCTTGCGGTTGTCGCGCACGTCGGCCGTGGTGAAGCGCGCGCCCGAGGGCAGCACGCTTCCGTCCAGGAAGGGCCCCATCTCCGCGTCGTACGCGGTCCAGTCCAGCACCGCGCGGCCGTCCTGGAACTTCACCGGCGGCGGATCCATGCTCATGCCGTGCGCGCTCACGCGGTGCTCCAGCAGCGCCTTGCCGTACGCGCGCAGGAGCGCCTTCGCCTCCGGCGACTCCGCCGGGATGCCGTGCCCCTTCGCGATGCTGTACAGCGAGATGCCGAAGCTGTTGGGCAGGGACGACGTCGCGGGCAGCTCGAAGGGCTGCACCTCCAGCGTGAACGGCACGGCCGGCAGGTCCTTGCCGTCCACCGCCGCGCTCAGGCTGCCCGTATAGGTGCCGGGGGCCTGCTTCGCGGGGACGCAGACCTCCACGTAGACGACCGTCGGGTGCTTGGGATTGCCGGGCGCCGACAGGGGCACCAGCGCGTCGGGCCACGGCCCCGTCTTGCCCTCGCCGTTGGAGGGCGTCTTCACGTCGATGAAGACCTCGCGGAACGCGTCCACGGTGAGTGGCGCGCCCGGCCCCTTGAGGGCCAGGGGCTGCATCGTCACGCGCGTCACGCCCGGGGGCAGCACCAGCTGCGTGCCTTCACACTCGCCCCGGGCCGCGCTGAGGCGGGCCTCCTTCGCGCCCTTCGGCGTCGCGTCCGGCCGCACCTTCACCAGCGGCGACACCACCTGCACGCCGCCCGGCGCGGCGGAGAGAGCCGCCGCCACTGCCCATGCCCAACCCACGCCCATGCCCCCTGCCTTCCCCTGGTTGGAGGACGACGCTGCTTCAGTCGTCCGAGTTGTCCGCCCGGGCCACCGTCACCACGCGGCCCGGCTTGTAGTCGGTGAGCTCCGCCACGATGGTGCCCAGCGCGAAGTCCGCTTCGATGCGCACCGGCACGTGGTGCGAATCCGCGCTGAGGTACGCGACCATGTCGCGCTTGGACTCCAGCTTGCCGCCGAACTCGGTGTGCACGCGCACGCGGAAGGTGTCTCGCGCGCCCGCGGGCGTGGTGACCGTCTCGCGGCCCTCCACCGTGGCGCGCATGGAGAACTGCTTGCTGCCGGTGAACACCGGGTACTCGAAGGAGCGGCCCACGGCCAGGTCCTGGCCGCGCAGCGCGAACGTCGCGCCCGCCACGTCCAGCGTGCCCTGGGGCAGCGTGTGCTCGGACTCGCGCGGCGGGTCGCTCTCCTTCTGCTTGATGACCTTCGCGCCGGTGCCGTCCGCCGTGAGCTGGATGCGCTGGCGGCGGCGCTTGCGGTTCTCCTCCGAGTGCAGGTCGCTGCCCGTCACCCGCTGCGCTCCCGCGTCCCAGTACGACACGAAGCGGCTCTTGATGGGGTAGACGCCCACCAGGTCGTCGGACTTCGCCGTGGACACGATGGGCCACACGCTCTGGCCCCACTGCGTCATGGGCGCGCCCACCGTCACCGTCGCGGTGCCGGCCGTCAGCCCCAGGTAACGCACCCGGTACTGGGCCTGCTCACCCGGGCCGAACGCCGTACCGGTGGGCTCCTGGGCATGCGCCAGCGCGGACCCCATGAGTCCCACCACCGCGGCCGTGAACCCCCAGTTGGACAGACTGCGCATCGGGTGTGCTCCCTTGCTTGCAAGTTAGGTGGCCGGCCCGCCCAAGCCAACCGTGCCGCTCAACCGTCCCCACCACCGGACATTTCCAGGACGGACGGCCGTGGAATGGCATTCAAAGACGCCCGGCCGCCCTCCAGGCACGCCGGGAAAAGACAGGCGGGGGACGGAAGGGCGGCCCGCAGGGGTACACGCCTGCACGGCCCGCTGACAAATGGCGGACAGTCCTCCACGCCCGCCTGGATGCTCGGCAGGGCACACCCGGAACAGGGGGCGCGGTGCTAGCGTCCGGGGCCATGGCCAACGACTTCCAGTTCGACGACGACGACTTCGCGAAGGACGCGGGCGCGGCGAGCGGCAGCCGCGTCTTCGACGAGTTCGACTGCCCCGGCTGCAACGCCAACAACCCCGTGGACGACACGTTCACCGACGGGGACGAGGTGCGCTGCAACTACTGTGGCTGCGAGTTCAAGGCCCTGGTCAACCAGGAGGGACGGCTGCGCTTCCGGGAGCTGTGAGCGGACCTAGTCGCGCTCGCCGAAGATGGCGGTGCCCACGCGCACGGCGGTGGCGCCTTCCAGGATGGCCTGCTCGAAGTCGTGCGTGGTGCCCATGGACAGGGCCGTCAGCGCATGGGCCCGCGCCAGCTCACGCAGCCGCGCGAAGCCCTCGCGCATCCGCGCCACGTCGTCCGTGGGCGGCGGCAGCGCCATCAGCCCCACCACCTGGAGGTGGGGCAGCTCACGCACCTGCGCGAGGAAGCCGCCCAGCGCGTCCGGCGTGAGCCCGTGCTTGGTGTCCTCGCCGCCCAG
This window encodes:
- a CDS encoding DUF3108 domain-containing protein; this translates as MRSLSNWGFTAAVVGLMGSALAHAQEPTGTAFGPGEQAQYRVRYLGLTAGTATVTVGAPMTQWGQSVWPIVSTAKSDDLVGVYPIKSRFVSYWDAGAQRVTGSDLHSEENRKRRRQRIQLTADGTGAKVIKQKESDPPRESEHTLPQGTLDVAGATFALRGQDLAVGRSFEYPVFTGSKQFSMRATVEGRETVTTPAGARDTFRVRVHTEFGGKLESKRDMVAYLSADSHHVPVRIEADFALGTIVAELTDYKPGRVVTVARADNSDD
- a CDS encoding DUF4091 domain-containing protein — encoded protein: MGVGWAWAVAAALSAAPGGVQVVSPLVKVRPDATPKGAKEARLSAARGECEGTQLVLPPGVTRVTMQPLALKGPGAPLTVDAFREVFIDVKTPSNGEGKTGPWPDALVPLSAPGNPKHPTVVYVEVCVPAKQAPGTYTGSLSAAVDGKDLPAVPFTLEVQPFELPATSSLPNSFGISLYSIAKGHGIPAESPEAKALLRAYGKALLEHRVSAHGMSMDPPPVKFQDGRAVLDWTAYDAEMGPFLDGSVLPSGARFTTADVRDNRKASTDAEKTAYYRAFQKHFEDKGWKAQLFFYAKDEPKAEDVPLVKAQAKRVRDAGGTIPVLVTTALNPAFQGSVDILTPIINCFYPREGPQTCHFVANTATARSRLPPRAKVWWYQSCMAHGCTGGPPPDKALDKAYSDWASYMVDHPAPLNRAMGPLAFESGVDGELYFDTVFAYNTKKDVWTDLFEFGGNGDGTLFYPGTPAKLGGTEHQPVVSLRLKHIRDGLEDYEYLRLLTSLGDGAFARTAAKRLAKSGYEISRDPAEWEAVRKEVTERIVKRQAAEEAKRSGRRTSGGTP
- the uvrB gene encoding excinuclease ABC subunit UvrB; the protein is MPEFELVSEHKPQGDQPRAIGELTEGLLRGDRYQTLLGVTGSGKTFTMANLIANVKRPALVIAHNKTLAAQLYGEFKALFPNNAVEYFVSYYDYYQPEAYVPSTDTFIEKDSSINDNIERMRHSATHSLRTRNDVIIVASVSCIYGLGAARSYVDLAIRAAVGEEMGRDGFMRKLVEAQYERNDLDFHRGTFRARGDTVEVFPAYEEERAVRVSFFGDEVERITEFDPLRGQTLNALEKIVIFPASHYVAGADARQNAMRTIREELAEQLQKFKAEGKLLEAQRLEQRTMFDLEMIEQVGYCNGIENYSRHFTGRAPGEAAPCLIDYFPRDLLVLIDESHQTVSQIGAMYRGDRARKETLVNFGFRMPSALDNRPLKFGEFEEMVPQAVFVSATPAEYELQKSKGVVVEQIIRPTGLTDPEVETRPAGNQVDDLLEEVRVRVSRNERVLVTTLTKRMAEDLTEYYSDVGVKVRYLHSDIDAIQRMAIIRDLRRGEFDVLVGINLLREGLDIPEVSLVAILDADKEGFLRSHVSLIQTIGRAARNVNGRVIMYSDQMTDSMKRAMDETARRREIQQAYNKEHGITPRSVKSNITDFTENIPDYDAGAGALPMAAEGENDLLEPKEIKRLIEEFNAEMLKAADEMQFEKAAEFRDRVQLLKDMDLGLKPASRSLLRAPAKAVDQPGTTPKKGRGRGRPSASGGGSSGGSSGAAKPAARSRSRKN
- the uvrC gene encoding excinuclease ABC subunit UvrC gives rise to the protein MDIRLQEKLDALPTEPGVYLMKDKRGTIIYVGKAVNLRSRVRSYFNRSGDTRVFVSLLDTMLGDLETVLVHNEKEALLLENELIKKHKPRFNVLLKDDKQFISLRLDRTQPFPRLEVVRKYEKDGARYFGPYSSAGAIRETLRLINRFFRLRTCTDHVLANRKRPCLLYQIGRCPAPCVHPVSPEDYRKSVDEVAMFLEGKAGQLIEGLRLRMKRAAVELKFEEAARVRDQLLAIERSLERQKVATTDFKDQDVFALYREGDRILFYVLHVRQGRLNGGQAFPFGSQEFPDDELLASFVNLYYDQGGFVPEEVLLPLEPGDGTDGLEALLTERKGERVRVFVPKRGEKHELVNMAVKNAEQAFIERKRTKDETDTVLSRLQSKLGLRNFPRRMECYDISHFQSSSIVASQVAVTDGETDKSRYRKYKIKSVEKQDDFASMYEVITRRLKRGLEDNDLPDLLVIDGGKGQLASAHAAMKDLGVEGVDVVGLAKSRDQEVFDRDAESAKSPERVFVLGRKDPIVLPQNSAEMFMLTRMRDEAHRFAITFQGKSMRKSAMRSALEDIPGVGEGRRKMLLRHFGSLKRVGDASIEELTEVVGPAMAERVHAGLHGDPEDDSEDPVREASLDDASEPVHEKADGGSPPGAA
- a CDS encoding DUF507 family protein, producing MRLYPKVIPIISREAIQQLMQDGDIEVEPMRVADAEMDLSAIMREYLANEERVNQATREALERRGYDYSKFNQVKREMADVRGFKMGDEGIEYVINQMIEFLLISRNVEEVYSPDNVLRQKMFQGMKKHLDVDDEIDKEARSRLKHLQEGTSAFDIEYNKTVEQIRRARGLI
- a CDS encoding DUF3108 domain-containing protein, with product MNAMRNLVAACLAFSALSAIPGQAQEARPALPLRSVLSPNTKVPAEDAPADAAKPADSAENTGDATAAAAPNEPVVAVKPCDQGLPTLRPTLAFKPGELLEFDMDAMGANAGKLTMRVQRPANGSLPVVVEAQTNTLFSKVRRVRGSATSYLHPKTLRPSRYTEEAVENEQRRKVNVAFGAQDKSVKVDYQIGDRPKGHFDYAFDKDGLDVAGAIYLIRQLPLKKDLPVCFDVYGIRRMWRMTATVVEREHVSLPLGEFDAWHLAGTAVRLDRPSQTRDVHVWITDDERRLPLAAVGAIDLGAVRLTLSGVKRPGEKPMEAQGKEDLKW